In Euphorbia lathyris chromosome 10, ddEupLath1.1, whole genome shotgun sequence, a single genomic region encodes these proteins:
- the LOC136209302 gene encoding probable L-type lectin-domain containing receptor kinase S.5 produces MSISSAIQKLLILTGFLSISFPQGDCFYFNFSSFNESNRGQILLSSAASTIAFDAIQVTLDVMGLPINDLSGRTLYNKPFKLWGKAQKVASFNTTFVLNIQNMSNPGGEGLAFILTADPNVPPNSHGQWLGIVDPNLNGSSQSRTVAIEFDTRKSFPQDLDDDHVGLDVNSVYSLAQFSLADRGVNLNAGQNNTIRVQYDGERKRVNVFVKDMDDPVLSEDIDLSVYLPQEVFVGFSASTGNETQLNCVRSWEFSGMDVDYDDGGKQIWVWIVVPVLGVSLLVLVACFICLKRRRDMELLEDAYPSIEEAIRGSSTAPKKFKLKELNKATNYFSPKNMLGKGGFGTVYKGVMKGNKEIAVKKFSEKSTQGKTEFIAEVTTIGNLRHRNLVKLIGWCYESHEFLLVYEYMPNASLDRFIFINSESNEESTMGWKTRRNVVIGAAQALDYLHNGCEDTVLHRDIKSSNIMLDSEFIPKLGDFGLARTMKESDQTHHSTKEIAGTPGYMAPESILTGRFTVETDVYAFGVLILEVGCGRKPNKVDEYSYSIVNWVWDFHRKGSILDVADKRLCGEYDDLDMECFLVLGLGCCHPNPNDRPSMKMVLQVLKGEAPPPILPNQRPAFMWPPLPPSLAQLDISVAQIPPFSDIAGR; encoded by the coding sequence ATGTCCATTTCTTCAGCAATCCAAAAATTACTGATCCTGACAGGTTTTCTAAGCATTAGTTTCCCACAAGGAGATTGCTTCTACTTCAACTTCTCAAGCTTCAATGAATCAAATAGAGGTCAAATCCTTTTAAGCTCTGCAGCTTCAACCATAGCATTTGATGCTATCCAAGTCACCTTAGATGTTATGGGACTTCCAATCAATGATTTATCAGGAAGAACTTTGTACAACAAGCCATTCAAACTTTGGGGAAAAGCCCAAAAAGTTGCATCTTTTAATACTACATTTGTGCTCAACATTCAAAACATGTCAAACCCAGGTGGTGAGGGCTTGGCCTTTATCTTAACAGCTGATCCTAATGTTCCACCTAATAGCCATGGTCAATGGCTTGGTATTGTTGATCCTAATTTAAATGGTTCCTCCCAATCCCGGACCGTAGCAATCGAATTCGACACTAGGAAAAGTTTTCCTCAAGATCTTGATGATGACCATGTTGGATTGGATGTAAATAGTGTGTATTCACTTGCTCAGTTTTCGTTAGCTGATCGCGGAGTTAATCTCAATGCGGGCCAAAACAATACTATTCGTGTTCAGTACGACGGTGAAAGAAAAAGGGTGAATGTTTTTGTTAAAGATATGGACGATCCGGTTTTGTCCGAGGACATTGATCTCTCTGTCTATCTTCCACAGGAGGTTTTTGTTGGATTTTCGGCCTCAACTGGCAACGAAACTCAATTAAATTGTGTAAGATCTTGGGAATTTAGTGGTATGGATGTTGATTATGATGATGGTGGTAAGCAGATTTGGGTATGGATTGTTGTTCCTGTGCTAGGAGTGAGCTTGCTCGTTCTGGTCGCGTGTTTTATATGTTTGAAACGGAGAAGAGACATGGAATTATTGGAGGATGCTTATCCGAGCATTGAAGAAGCAATCCGAGGTTCATCAACTGCTCCAAAGAAATTCAAATTGAAGGAACTAAACAAGGCAACCAACTATTTCAGCCCCAAAAACATGCTTGGAAAAGGCGGTTTTGGTACCGTATACAAAGGAGTCATGAAAGGAAACAAAGAGATAGCAGTCAAGAAATTCTCAGAGAAATCAACACAAGGAAAGACTGAATTCATTGCAGAAGTCACCACAATCGGCAACCTCCGCCACAGGAATCTTGTCAAACTAATCGGCTGGTGCTACGAAAGTCACGAATTTCTACTAGTCTACGAATACATGCCCAATGCAAGCTTAGACAGGTTCATATTTATCAATTCAGAAAGTAACGAGGAATCAACAATGGGATGGAAAACAAGGCGTAACGTAGTAATCGGGGCAGCACAGGCCCTGGATTACCTCCACAACGGGTGCGAAGACACAGTGCTTCACCGCGACATCAAATCAAGCAACATAATGTTAGATTCAGAATTTATCCCGAAGCTTGGGGATTTCGGACTTGCACGAACAATGAAAGAAAGCGATCAAACGCACCATTCGACGAAAGAGATAGCAGGAACGCCTGGTTACATGGCACCAGAGAGCATTCTGACAGGAAGATTTACAGTGGAGACGGATGTTTATGCTTTCGGAGTGCTTATTCTGGAAGTTGGGTGTGGAAGAAAACCTAACAAAGTGGATGAGTATAGTTATAGCATAGTAAATTGGGTATGGGATTTTCATAGGAAGGGAAGCATTTTGGATGTAGCAGATAAAAGATTGTGTGGAGAATATGATGATTTAGATATGGAATGTTTTCTAGTTCTGGGATTGGGATGTTGTCATCCTAATCCAAATGATAGACCTTCCATGAAAATGGTGTTGCAGGTATTAAAAGGGGAAGCACCGCCGCCGATTCTACCTAATCAACGGCCTGCTTTTATGTGGCCACCGTTGCCTCCATCTCTTGCACAATTGGATATCTCTGTTGCCCAAATACCTCCGTTTTCAGATATTGCTGGAAGATAA
- the LOC136209137 gene encoding probable L-type lectin-domain containing receptor kinase S.5, whose product MFVSIAIRIIFLILSLSLLLGGRQVHCVYFNFSNITESYFRDHILPDHDSNFALGAIQVTYDVTGAPITNLVGRALFKRRFKLWKDAGLVIASFNTSFVLNIKNTTTHGGEGLAFILTQYTTVPTSSHGQWLGIVNQQTNGSSKAPIIAIEFDTRKSYEHDLDDNHVGLDINTVYSRRQVSLTSFGVDLSSGKDVQVAIQYDGKSKNLSLYVGEMRDLVFTENIDLSTYLPEKVFVGFSASTSNETQLNCVKTWEFEGSDIDNENLKWIRVFVPVIGVFLLVSIGFAIYWKRKIDREKMEDAYPSIEEAIQGSSTAPRKFKWKELNKATGSFSPKNKLGKGGFGTVYKGVMRNKEVAVKKFSEKSTQGKTEFIAEVTTIGNLHHRNLVKLIGWCYEKRQFLLVYEYLPNRSLDRFIFVDQKSSESSELSTLNWVTRQNVVLGAAHALDYLHNGCQDTVLHRDIKSSNIMLDSDFSAKLGDFGLARTMKLSDQTHHSTKEIAGTPGYMAPESILTGRFTVETDVYAFGVLILEVACGRRPGGQNHENDYNCNIVNWVWEFHRKGSIVNAADCRLNGEFEEFDMECVLVLGLACCHPNPNKRPSMKNVLQVLKGEAPPPEVPTERPAFMWPPLPPSFKELDISLGQITPFSQLSGR is encoded by the coding sequence ATGTTTGTTTCTATTGCAATCAGAATAATATTCCTTATCCTTTCACTGTCACTCCTTTTAGGAGGTCGTCAAGTTCACTGCGTTTACTTCAATTTTTCAAACATCACAGAGTCATATTTTAGGGATCATATTCTCCCCGATCATGATTCCAATTTTGCATTAGGTGCTATCCAAGTAACATATGATGTTACTGGAGCTCCGATAACAAATCTAGTCGGACGGGCTTTGTTCAAGCGTCGATTCAAACTCTGGAAAGACGCCGGCCTCGTCATTGCTTCCTTTAACACATCCTTTGTGCTCAACATCAAAAACACCACAACTCACGGAGGCGAAGGCCTCGCCTTTATATTAACACAGTACACCACCGTTCCTACTTCTAGTCATGGTCAATGGCTGGGGATTGTAAATCAGCAGACAAATGGTTCCTCCAAAGCTCCAATAATCGCAATCGAATTTGATACCAGGAAAAGCTATGAACACGATCTTGACGATAACCATGTTGGTTTGGATATAAACACAGTCTACTCCCGCCGACAAGTCTCCTTAACCTCTTTCGGTGTCGATCTCTCATCCGGTAAAGACGTACAAGTAGCGATTCAATACGATGGCAAAAGCAAAAATTTGAGTCTTTACGTGGGGGAAATGAGGGATCTTGTGTTTACTGAGAATATTGATCTTTCTACCTATCTTCCGGAGAAGGTTTTCGTTGGATTTTCGGCTTCAACCAGCAATGAAACTCAGCTAAACTGTGTGAAAACATGGGAATTCGAGGGCTCGGATATAGATAATGAGAATCTCAAATGGATTCGGGTTTTCGTTCCGGTGATCGGAGTGTTTCTGTTGGTTAGTATTGGGTTTGCAATATActggaaaaggaaaatagaTAGGGAGAAAATGGAGGATGCTTATCCGAGCATTGAAGAAGCAATCCAAGGGTCATCAACGGCTCCGAGGAAGTTCAAATGGAAAGAACTAAACAAGGCAACAGGCAGTTTCAGCCCGAAGAACAAGCTcggaaaaggtggttttggGACAGTTTACAAAGGAGTGATGAGAAACAAAGAGGTTGCTGTTAAGAAATTCTCGGAGAAATCAACACAAGGAAAAACAGAATTCATTGCAGAAGTGACCACAATTGGCAACCTCCACCACCGAAATCTCGTCAAACTAATCGGTTGGTGCTACGAAAAGCGCCAATTCCTACTCGTGTACGAATACCTGCCCAACCGAAGCTTAGACAGGTTCATATTCGTGGACCAAAAATCATCCGAAAGTAGTGAATTATCAACACTTAATTGGGTAACAAGGCAAAATGTAGTACTCGGGGCAGCACATGCCTTGGACTATCTACACAACGGCTGCCAGGACACTGTGCTTCACCGCGACATCAAATCCAGCAACATAATGTTAGATTCGGATTTCAGCGCCAAGCTAGGCGATTTCGGCCTAGCACGAACCATGAAACTAAGCGATCAAACACACCATTCCACGAAAGAGATTGCAGGAACACCCGGATATATGGCTCCGGAGAGCATTCTGACTGGAAGATTTACGGTGGAAACCGATGTTTATGCTTTCGGAGTACTAATCCTTGAAGTTGCCTGTGGAAGGAGGCCCGGAGGTCAGAAtcatgagaatgattataattGTAACATAGTGAATTGGGTATGGGAATTTCACAGGAAAGGAAGTATAGTGAATGCTGCAGATTGTAGATTAAATGGAGAATTTGAAGAATTTGATATGGAATGTGTTCTTGTACTAGGACTTGCTTGTTGTCACCCGAATCCGAATAAGAGGCCGTCTATGAAAAATGTATTGCAGGTTTTGAAAGGAGAAGCGCCGCCGCCGGAAGTACCAACTGAAAGGCCTGCTTTTATGTGGCCGCCGTTGCCTCCTTCTTTTAAGGAACTAGATATCTCTCTCGGACAAATTACTCCATTTTCACAACTCAGTGGGAGATAA
- the LOC136209376 gene encoding metal tolerance protein C2 isoform X1 produces the protein MENSNSFKNHMQGSDRHQPWTGDFGFGASDRRYAYSRQSSFQQSGEPHTPISIVPDETTRPMLLRTVSNIDMPPEIYKFDFEDSFYEIKDSTKGHKNLAVLSSLVSIFNAARSGNKQMKRLLMMISLNVAYSTAELGIGLLTGRAGLVSDAFHLTFGCGLLTFSLFAMAISRKKPDRVYTYGYERLEVLAAFTNALFLLFMSFSLAVEALHAFIQEESEHKHYLIVSAVTDLLVNLIGVWFFRNYARINLVYRKAEDMNYHSVFLHVVADSIRSAGLILASWFMSLGVANAEVLCLGLVSVACFMIVMPLFKATAGILLQMAPPSIPPSALSKCLRQVSGREDVHEVSQARFWELVPGHVIGSLQLEVKKGMDDRPILRYVHGLYHDLGVHDLIVQTDYN, from the exons ATGGAGAATAGCAACTCATTTAAGAATCATATGCAAGGTTCCGATCGACATCAACCATGGACGGGGGATTTCGGATTTGGTGCGTCAGATCGTCGGTACGCTTATTCGCGTCAGTCTTCATTCCAGCAATCAGGAGAGCCACACACTCCGATTTCTATTGTGCCGGACGAGACAACTCGACCTATGCTTTTGCGCACCGTTTCCAACATAGATATGCCGCCGGAGATTTATAAATTCGATTTCGAAGACAGCTTTTACGAGATCAAAGACTCCACGAAAGGGCATAAGAATTTAGCAGTTTTGAGTTCATTGGTTTCGATATTCAATGCTGCAAGGTCCGGCAATAAACAAATGAAGAggcttctgatgatgatttcGCTCAATGTTGCGTATTCTACTGCGGAATTGGGAATTGGACTACTTACGGGTCGTGCGG GTTTGGTATCGGATGCATTTCATTTGACATTTGGATGTGGTCTCTTAACGTTTTCGTTATTTGCCATGGCTATTTCTCGAAAAAAGCCAGATCGGGTGTATACTTATGG ATATGAAAGGCTTGAAGTTTTGGCGGCCTTCACTAATGCT CTGTTTCTTTTGTTCATGTCATTTTCCTTAGCTGTGGAAGCACTTCATGCCTTCATCCAAGAAGAATCTGAGCACAA GCATTATTTAATTGTTTCAGCAGTGACAGATCTACTCGTAAATCTTATTGGTGTTTGGTTCTTCAGAAACTATGCTCGGATTAATCTTG TCTACAGAAAAGCAGAAGACATGAATTACCACTCTGTTTTCTTGCATGTTGTTGCTGATTCCATTCGCAG TGCAGGTTTGATATTGGCATCCTGGTTCATGTCCCTTGG GGTTGCCAATGCTGAAGTCTTGTGTTTGGGTCTAGTCTCAGTTGCATGCTTTATGATTGTGATGCCACTTTTCAAAGCTACAGCTGGCATCTTGCTACAAATGGCGCCCCCAAGCATTCCACCTTCAGCTTTGAGCAAATGCCTGAGACAG GTTTCTGGTCGTGAAGATGTCCATGAAGTTTCTCAAGCACGTTTTTGGGAATTGGTGCCTGGTCATGTCATTGGTTCACTTCAACTTGAG GTGAAGAAAGGTATGGATGATAGACCCATATTACGGTATGTGCACGGTCTGTACCATGATTTGGGCGTTCATGATCTTATTGTGCAGACTGATTACAACTAG
- the LOC136209376 gene encoding metal tolerance protein C2 isoform X3 → MENSNSFKNHMQGSDRHQPWTGDFGFGASDRRYAYSRQSSFQQSGEPHTPISIVPDETTRPMLLRTVSNIDMPPEIYKFDFEDSFYEIKDSTKGHKNLAVLSSLVSIFNAARSGNKQMKRLLMMISLNVAYSTAELGIGLLTGRAGLVSDAFHLTFGCGLLTFSLFAMAISRKKPDRVYTYGYERLEVLAAFTNALFLLFMSFSLAVEALHAFIQEESEHKHYLIVSAVTDLLVNLIGVWFFRNYARINLVYRKAEDMNYHSVFLHVVADSIRRFDIGILVHVPWGCQC, encoded by the exons ATGGAGAATAGCAACTCATTTAAGAATCATATGCAAGGTTCCGATCGACATCAACCATGGACGGGGGATTTCGGATTTGGTGCGTCAGATCGTCGGTACGCTTATTCGCGTCAGTCTTCATTCCAGCAATCAGGAGAGCCACACACTCCGATTTCTATTGTGCCGGACGAGACAACTCGACCTATGCTTTTGCGCACCGTTTCCAACATAGATATGCCGCCGGAGATTTATAAATTCGATTTCGAAGACAGCTTTTACGAGATCAAAGACTCCACGAAAGGGCATAAGAATTTAGCAGTTTTGAGTTCATTGGTTTCGATATTCAATGCTGCAAGGTCCGGCAATAAACAAATGAAGAggcttctgatgatgatttcGCTCAATGTTGCGTATTCTACTGCGGAATTGGGAATTGGACTACTTACGGGTCGTGCGG GTTTGGTATCGGATGCATTTCATTTGACATTTGGATGTGGTCTCTTAACGTTTTCGTTATTTGCCATGGCTATTTCTCGAAAAAAGCCAGATCGGGTGTATACTTATGG ATATGAAAGGCTTGAAGTTTTGGCGGCCTTCACTAATGCT CTGTTTCTTTTGTTCATGTCATTTTCCTTAGCTGTGGAAGCACTTCATGCCTTCATCCAAGAAGAATCTGAGCACAA GCATTATTTAATTGTTTCAGCAGTGACAGATCTACTCGTAAATCTTATTGGTGTTTGGTTCTTCAGAAACTATGCTCGGATTAATCTTG TCTACAGAAAAGCAGAAGACATGAATTACCACTCTGTTTTCTTGCATGTTGTTGCTGATTCCATTCGCAG GTTTGATATTGGCATCCTGGTTCATGTCCCTTGG GGTTGCCAATGCTGA
- the LOC136209376 gene encoding metal tolerance protein C2 isoform X2 — MENSNSFKNHMQGSDRHQPWTGDFGFGASDRRYAYSRQSSFQQSGEPHTPISIVPDETTRPMLLRTVSNIDMPPEIYKFDFEDSFYEIKDSTKGHKNLAVLSSLVSIFNAARSGNKQMKRLLMMISLNVAYSTAELGIGLLTGRAGLVSDAFHLTFGCGLLTFSLFAMAISRKKPDRVYTYGYERLEVLAAFTNALFLLFMSFSLAVEALHAFIQEESEHKHYLIVSAVTDLLVNLIGVWFFRNYARINLVYRKAEDMNYHSVFLHVVADSIRSAGLILASWFMSLGYVASLFIFNYNCT, encoded by the exons ATGGAGAATAGCAACTCATTTAAGAATCATATGCAAGGTTCCGATCGACATCAACCATGGACGGGGGATTTCGGATTTGGTGCGTCAGATCGTCGGTACGCTTATTCGCGTCAGTCTTCATTCCAGCAATCAGGAGAGCCACACACTCCGATTTCTATTGTGCCGGACGAGACAACTCGACCTATGCTTTTGCGCACCGTTTCCAACATAGATATGCCGCCGGAGATTTATAAATTCGATTTCGAAGACAGCTTTTACGAGATCAAAGACTCCACGAAAGGGCATAAGAATTTAGCAGTTTTGAGTTCATTGGTTTCGATATTCAATGCTGCAAGGTCCGGCAATAAACAAATGAAGAggcttctgatgatgatttcGCTCAATGTTGCGTATTCTACTGCGGAATTGGGAATTGGACTACTTACGGGTCGTGCGG GTTTGGTATCGGATGCATTTCATTTGACATTTGGATGTGGTCTCTTAACGTTTTCGTTATTTGCCATGGCTATTTCTCGAAAAAAGCCAGATCGGGTGTATACTTATGG ATATGAAAGGCTTGAAGTTTTGGCGGCCTTCACTAATGCT CTGTTTCTTTTGTTCATGTCATTTTCCTTAGCTGTGGAAGCACTTCATGCCTTCATCCAAGAAGAATCTGAGCACAA GCATTATTTAATTGTTTCAGCAGTGACAGATCTACTCGTAAATCTTATTGGTGTTTGGTTCTTCAGAAACTATGCTCGGATTAATCTTG TCTACAGAAAAGCAGAAGACATGAATTACCACTCTGTTTTCTTGCATGTTGTTGCTGATTCCATTCGCAG TGCAGGTTTGATATTGGCATCCTGGTTCATGTCCCTTGGGTATGTTGCTTCACTTTTCATCTTCAACTACAATTGCACATAA